A section of the Manduca sexta isolate Smith_Timp_Sample1 unplaced genomic scaffold, JHU_Msex_v1.0 HiC_scaffold_3646, whole genome shotgun sequence genome encodes:
- the LOC119193138 gene encoding uncharacterized protein LOC119193138, whose product MLPFFETTVIPEVNSFTSPSDILKFNHEDAKIPQEYIKLRNRDAIANRRNFREDNDEDNANTHIVTSKNEVTKTTTMEATIETTEEFEDTTTVQTYVPQINGHYRTISQNLRALNITPESSRKRRLELVISGFRKPTYVPMYVEIKRNNTVKSGDDE is encoded by the coding sequence ATGTTGCCTTTCTTCGAAACAACAGTTATTCCTGAAGTAAATTCATTCACAAGTCCATCGGACATATTAAAATTCAACCACGAAGATGCTAAAATACCTCAAGAATACATCAAGTTACGAAACAGAGATGCAATTGCAAATAGAAGAAATTTCAGAGAAGACAATGACGAAGATAATGCAAACACGCATATTGTAACTTCCAAGAATGAAGTTACCAAAACAACCACGATGGAAGCAACAATTGAAACAACTGAAGAATTTGAAGATACAACAACAGTTCAGACATACGTTCCCCAAATAAACGGTCATTATAGAACCATCAGTCAAAATTTAAGAGCTTTAAATATCACTCCAGAGAGTAGTAGAAAAAGGAGACTTGAATTAGTCATAAGTGGTTTTCGTAAACCAACATATGTTCCAATGTACGTGGAAATTAAAAGGAATAACACAGTAAAATCCGGAGATGACGAATAA